Proteins co-encoded in one Brassica rapa cultivar Chiifu-401-42 chromosome A02, CAAS_Brap_v3.01, whole genome shotgun sequence genomic window:
- the LOC103850286 gene encoding uncharacterized protein LOC103850286, producing MYNECTSPSSARSARGHRMRSPICCLGAAANAVVDPEAMTGQRTPKSPYEWLKSTALELEIRDRCRRVKTRIKVTCRNNNCVHHHHQRHHSQGSPGDFSYDALSYALNFEDDVRADEDGSYPDFTARLPASPVAKSRSATVDLISF from the coding sequence ATGTACAATGAATGCACATCTCCGTCCTCCGCCAGATCAGCGAGAGGCCACAGAATGCGATCTCCGATCTGCTGTTTAGGAGCCGCCGCCAACGCGGTGGTTGACCCTGAGGCGATGACCGGTCAGAGAACGCCTAAATCTCCTTACGAGTGGCTCAAATCCACCGCGCTGGAGCTCGAGATCAGAGACAGGTGCCGCCGCGTCAAGACGCGCATCAAGGTCACGTGCCGCAACAACAATTGCGTTCACCACCATCATCAACGGCACCACAGCCAAGGATCTCCTGGAGATTTCAGCTACGATGCGTTGAGCTACGCGCTCAATTTCGAGGACGATGTGAGGGCGGACGAGGATGGTTCTTATCCGGATTTCACGGCGAGGTTGCCGGCGTCTCCGGTGGCGAAGTCTAGATCGGCGACGGTTGATCTTATCTCGTTCTAA
- the LOC103850285 gene encoding putative protein TPRXL: MVTTSSSNKSNTLLRYSKAVPSSSSSAFASSTSSTFSSPSSSFFHHRSASPTPQPMSQSFRYSLDTRSISPTNHRSISVSKKPQPKVSETSPSRRRCMCSPTTHPGSFRCSLHKNVANPHGQGTASYTGNSLNMRRSAMTNSLVRIGGVEGEWVRRALTTLIRPSSHHLKRRAAFQPRPSRLSVMSKAEC, from the coding sequence ATGGTGACTACATCGTCTAGTAACAAATCAAACACTCTTCTTCGTTACTCCAAAGCGGTTCCTTCGTCTTCATCCTCAGCCTTCGCTTCCTCCACGAGCTCCACCTTCTCGTCTCCGTCCTCATCCTTCTTCCACCACCGATCCGCGTCCCCCACTCCCCAGCCTATGTCGCAGTCCTTTCGCTACTCTCTCGACACCAGATCCATCTCCCCTACGAACCACCGATCCATCTCCGTTTCCAAGAAACCGCAGCCTAAGGTCTCCGAGACGTCGCCGTCTCGGAGGAGGTGTATGTGTTCTCCGACGACGCACCCCGGATCGTTCCGGTGCAGTCTCCACAAAAACGTGGCGAATCCGCACGGGCAAGGAACGGCGTCGTACACGGGGAACAGTTTGAATATGAGGAGATCGGCGATGACGAACTCGCTTGTGAGGATCGGGGGAGTGGAAGGAGAGTGGGTGAGAAGAGCGTTGACGACTCTGATAAGGCCTTCGTCGCATCATCTGAAAAGGAGGGCTGCGTTTCAGCCGCGTCCTAGTAGGCTCTCGGTTATGTCCAAGGCTGAGTGTTGA